One window of the Desulfovibrio litoralis DSM 11393 genome contains the following:
- a CDS encoding FUSC family protein: MNIHTLKKFVTNTEQHQISLNAAPRLEYGFKFHLINLKNFLIEELKPFPGRIELVTQILVLSIIWVIFAMSLELPDIWLSVYVIFLTSRRDAMSTAMAGMATLLGCSIALILCLLMLSLTASEPALRIPLMSIFIFIGMYATSILEAGRLALSIASMLAIMFGVVDSVNTPEELTRSLLWIWLAYAGPILLLVITNLIFSKNPARLFEEELRTRIRTSALALNKGPKSKEFNEFSLLYHKGMIHLRELQHMACLSSKKYKKRRNEDLALISMIDRLMASIYALENAPEQNEQSQVLMHKCGIWCLKIKDALRKKKDFKSTLIKATFSDEEITALPPSSVPLFLNLLERINTLLLAVSQRREITIPLLNPNLQTKTRSTIQEFTGVFVPDAFTNPEYLYFSLKTTLAAMLAYLFYMGTDWHGLRISVVTCIIVARSSYGETIHRLTMRLLGAMVGSFFGVLAIVFIIPYLDSIVGLILLLAYGGFFCAWASTGSERISFFGLQMSLAFFLCILQSFGPSFNLLLIRDSITGIMIGNIIMSIVFFVLTPSSATKPMRTAIAKNFDILRKMLLLENKQEYSETNKALPELRSRFERNMNTIRGYLPFVTLEPRSMHSRKPGSSRADMLLLEALFISVNTIAEHHPPERIQRILSPALKQAIWYCNRELAGWLIHYAYMVKTGSPIRPYRQRQYYQALKKATEEMMFSYDSSPLLRIHLQARLKWYDLLYTQIELAGLREQNTLTAQIE, translated from the coding sequence ATGAATATACATACTTTAAAAAAATTTGTTACAAATACCGAACAACATCAAATTTCACTGAATGCCGCACCACGCTTGGAATATGGTTTTAAGTTTCACTTAATTAATTTAAAAAATTTTTTAATTGAGGAATTAAAACCTTTTCCCGGAAGAATCGAGCTTGTTACTCAAATTCTTGTTTTGTCAATTATTTGGGTTATTTTTGCTATGTCTTTGGAGCTTCCCGATATTTGGCTTTCGGTTTATGTAATTTTTCTTACTTCGAGAAGAGACGCAATGTCTACGGCAATGGCGGGAATGGCGACGCTTTTGGGTTGTAGTATCGCTTTGATCCTTTGTCTTTTAATGCTTTCTTTGACAGCTTCGGAACCGGCATTACGCATTCCTTTAATGAGTATTTTTATCTTTATTGGTATGTATGCTACCTCTATTTTGGAGGCGGGAAGACTCGCCTTGTCTATTGCTAGTATGTTGGCGATTATGTTTGGTGTTGTCGACTCGGTTAATACGCCCGAAGAGTTGACCAGAAGCTTACTTTGGATCTGGCTTGCTTATGCCGGTCCTATTTTATTGTTGGTTATAACCAATTTGATTTTTTCAAAAAATCCGGCAAGACTTTTTGAAGAAGAGCTCAGAACACGTATTAGGACTTCGGCTCTTGCTTTAAATAAAGGACCAAAGTCAAAGGAATTTAACGAATTTTCTTTGCTTTATCATAAAGGTATGATCCATTTAAGAGAGCTACAACACATGGCGTGTTTAAGTTCAAAAAAATATAAAAAGAGAAGAAACGAAGATTTAGCTCTTATTTCGATGATAGATAGGTTGATGGCGTCTATTTATGCCCTTGAAAATGCCCCGGAACAAAACGAACAAAGTCAAGTATTAATGCACAAATGCGGAATTTGGTGTTTAAAAATTAAAGATGCTTTACGCAAGAAAAAAGATTTTAAATCAACATTAATTAAAGCGACTTTTTCCGATGAAGAAATAACCGCCCTTCCGCCTTCAAGCGTTCCGCTTTTTTTGAATCTTTTGGAACGTATAAATACGCTTTTATTGGCGGTTAGCCAACGCCGTGAAATAACGATTCCGCTTTTAAATCCAAATTTGCAAACAAAAACTCGCTCGACCATACAAGAATTTACCGGTGTCTTTGTGCCTGATGCCTTTACTAATCCGGAATATTTGTATTTTAGTTTGAAAACGACCTTAGCCGCTATGCTTGCTTATCTTTTTTATATGGGAACAGACTGGCACGGACTTCGCATCAGTGTTGTTACCTGTATTATTGTTGCCCGAAGCAGTTACGGCGAAACTATTCACCGCCTGACCATGCGTTTGCTTGGTGCTATGGTTGGAAGTTTTTTTGGGGTATTGGCGATTGTTTTTATTATACCTTACCTTGATTCTATAGTCGGATTAATTTTACTGCTTGCTTATGGCGGATTTTTTTGTGCATGGGCAAGTACGGGAAGTGAGCGAATCTCGTTCTTTGGGCTACAAATGTCTTTAGCCTTTTTCTTATGTATCTTACAATCTTTTGGCCCTAGCTTTAACCTGTTGCTGATTAGAGACAGTATAACGGGTATCATGATTGGTAACATTATTATGAGTATAGTCTTTTTTGTGCTTACTCCAAGTTCGGCAACAAAACCCATGAGAACTGCTATTGCCAAAAACTTTGATATTTTAAGAAAAATGCTTTTATTGGAAAATAAACAGGAATATAGCGAAACCAACAAAGCCTTGCCGGAACTAAGATCAAGATTTGAGCGTAATATGAATACAATTCGTGGTTATTTGCCTTTTGTAACCTTAGAACCAAGGAGTATGCATTCAAGAAAACCCGGAAGCTCAAGGGCAGATATGCTTTTACTCGAGGCTCTTTTTATTTCTGTTAATACAATAGCCGAACACCACCCGCCGGAAAGAATTCAACGCATTTTAAGCCCGGCACTAAAACAAGCGATTTGGTATTGTAACCGCGAACTAGCGGGTTGGCTTATTCATTACGCTTATATGGTAAAAACAGGTAGCCCGATAAGACCTTATCGTCAAAGACAATATTACCAAGCTCTAAAAAAAGCGACCGAAGAAATGATGTTTTCTTATGATAGTTCGCCGCTTTTACGCATACACCTTCAAGCAAGATTAAAATGGTATGACCTTTTGTATACACAAATCGAACTAGCGGGTTTAAGGGAACAAAACACGTTAACCGCTCAAATAGAATAA
- a CDS encoding DUF4390 domain-containing protein, producing MYKPRIIFGIFALIIFFFSSYPKSKAENIELVSTNTQVNIIGDQLKISTDLKLEGLAQIRAMLKDGAVLSLELDYSLNKKRTLWFNEQLTKYVYASTLLYDQLSREFLIYLPNNETPKRDKKLNRLIEENWKQISINFNTSVLNQSTENETYKLDLTLTLRHKEQPPWLSKTLLFVPDIITSTDKQSIDFVY from the coding sequence ATGTATAAACCGCGTATCATTTTTGGCATTTTTGCCCTTATTATCTTTTTTTTCAGCTCTTATCCAAAAAGCAAAGCGGAAAATATCGAATTAGTAAGCACAAATACACAGGTCAACATCATCGGCGATCAATTAAAAATTAGTACAGACCTTAAACTTGAGGGGCTTGCACAAATAAGAGCCATGTTAAAAGATGGGGCGGTTTTAAGCCTTGAGCTTGATTATAGCTTAAATAAAAAACGCACACTTTGGTTTAACGAACAATTAACAAAATATGTTTATGCAAGCACCCTGCTTTACGATCAACTCAGCCGAGAGTTTTTAATCTATCTTCCAAACAACGAAACCCCAAAAAGAGACAAAAAACTTAATCGTCTGATTGAGGAAAATTGGAAACAAATAAGCATAAACTTTAATACTTCGGTTTTAAATCAAAGCACGGAAAACGAAACCTATAAGCTTGATTTGACTTTAACCTTGCGACATAAAGAACAACCGCCTTGGCTTTCAAAAACTTTATTGTTTGTTCCGGATATAATTACCTCAACAGACAAACAAAGTATAGACTTCGTTTATTAA
- a CDS encoding sensor histidine kinase encodes MTQELNKQSEEALKKKRIMRTIAASLLIFLMIPVVAMLQVQYFGIDSFIFLALFNVNLVIVLLILFVVIRNGIKLLLEKRNKVLGSNLKTKLVGTFMGLTIIPCALMFLISTKFVQISVDFWFQEQVEQSINSALEVGQIIFQKLDERLEKSAQLIDVQLPLTTTEATNSNETSTDNRAELINQILETQKTQLHLSFIAEYSQKNNLMFWSGENRFEKIAETALNSVGQEALNDRGFYSLVISDNNKDFSVGILKRSNQHLLVFGENLGFGFKEKLEQISSGVKEYKRLKKHKLPLKWMLYLSLGIVSMLIILGAMWIAFKIAQSLTSPVQLLVDATERISKGDLSVRITETYHDELGSLIHSFNKMGGDLELNQTKLKEQALALEQHSQYITTVLDNIASGVISLNHEGKVTTANKVALDLFKLSEKEFIGHYIHEFLSEEEIKTIKTIQTYLSRKNRSWKKQVTLHIGDKNQRLLISADSLKEKNNQDSGIVIVFEDIAELERMQRMEAWREVAKRVAHEIKNPLTPIKLSAERLQRKFGREINDPAFAQCTGVIVRQVENMQSMVQEFSAFAKVPEVVLKETDLIPILNDTVTLFKNSHQHIKFICEYPETMPHLYLDADAIQRAFINIIQNAVDALDNAENPEIKIICTQNKQNYTLNIDFIDNGSGISPEEQERIFEPYFSMKKSGTGLGLTIVRSIINDHKGYIKALDNDGKGLIIRVELPLN; translated from the coding sequence ATGACACAAGAGCTTAATAAACAGAGCGAAGAAGCTTTAAAAAAGAAACGGATCATGCGAACTATAGCGGCATCGCTCTTGATTTTTTTGATGATTCCCGTTGTTGCTATGCTTCAAGTCCAATATTTTGGAATAGACTCTTTTATTTTTCTTGCTTTGTTTAACGTAAATCTGGTTATTGTTTTATTAATCCTTTTTGTTGTTATACGAAACGGAATTAAACTGTTGTTGGAAAAACGCAATAAAGTTTTAGGCAGTAATCTAAAGACAAAGCTTGTCGGAACCTTTATGGGGCTGACGATTATTCCTTGTGCCTTAATGTTTTTAATCAGTACAAAGTTTGTACAAATTTCCGTTGATTTTTGGTTTCAGGAACAGGTGGAACAATCGATTAACTCAGCCCTTGAAGTAGGGCAAATTATCTTTCAAAAACTTGACGAGCGTCTGGAAAAATCAGCTCAGCTTATAGATGTTCAACTACCTCTTACAACCACAGAAGCAACTAATTCAAACGAAACAAGTACAGACAATAGAGCCGAACTCATAAATCAGATTCTTGAAACTCAAAAAACACAACTTCATCTTTCTTTTATCGCCGAATATTCTCAAAAAAACAATTTGATGTTTTGGAGTGGTGAAAATCGCTTTGAAAAAATAGCCGAAACTGCTTTAAACTCTGTTGGGCAAGAGGCTTTAAACGACCGTGGCTTTTATTCTCTTGTCATCAGTGATAATAATAAAGATTTTAGCGTAGGTATATTAAAACGCAGTAACCAACATTTATTGGTGTTTGGTGAAAATTTGGGCTTTGGTTTTAAAGAAAAACTAGAACAGATTTCAAGCGGAGTTAAAGAGTATAAACGTTTGAAAAAACATAAACTTCCTTTAAAGTGGATGTTGTATCTTTCGCTTGGAATTGTTTCAATGTTGATTATTTTGGGAGCTATGTGGATAGCTTTTAAAATCGCTCAAAGTTTAACCTCGCCGGTTCAGCTTTTGGTAGACGCAACCGAGCGTATTTCAAAAGGCGATCTTTCGGTGCGTATCACCGAAACATATCATGACGAGTTAGGCTCGTTAATTCATTCTTTTAATAAAATGGGCGGAGATTTAGAACTAAACCAAACAAAATTAAAAGAACAAGCCCTTGCCCTTGAACAACACAGTCAATATATCACGACGGTCTTAGATAATATCGCTTCCGGGGTTATTTCGTTAAATCACGAAGGCAAAGTTACTACGGCAAACAAAGTTGCCTTAGATCTTTTTAAACTTTCGGAAAAAGAATTTATCGGACATTATATTCACGAATTTTTATCTGAGGAAGAAATAAAAACCATTAAAACCATTCAAACTTATTTGAGCCGAAAAAATCGCTCGTGGAAAAAACAAGTTACTCTGCATATAGGAGATAAAAATCAGCGTTTATTGATTAGTGCCGATAGTTTAAAAGAAAAAAACAATCAAGATTCAGGTATTGTTATTGTTTTTGAAGATATAGCCGAACTTGAACGTATGCAAAGAATGGAGGCGTGGCGTGAGGTTGCCAAACGCGTCGCCCATGAAATAAAAAATCCGCTTACTCCGATCAAGCTTTCTGCTGAACGTTTGCAACGTAAATTTGGTAGAGAGATTAACGACCCGGCTTTTGCACAATGTACCGGCGTGATAGTCAGACAGGTTGAAAATATGCAAAGCATGGTGCAAGAGTTTTCTGCTTTTGCCAAAGTTCCTGAGGTTGTTTTAAAAGAGACTGACCTTATTCCTATTTTAAACGATACGGTTACTCTTTTTAAAAATAGCCACCAACATATTAAATTTATTTGTGAATATCCTGAAACAATGCCCCATCTTTATCTTGATGCCGATGCGATTCAAAGGGCGTTTATCAATATTATACAAAACGCTGTTGACGCTCTTGATAATGCGGAAAATCCGGAAATAAAAATAATCTGTACTCAAAACAAACAAAATTACACACTCAACATAGACTTTATCGATAACGGAAGCGGAATAAGCCCCGAAGAACAAGAACGTATTTTTGAGCCATATTTTTCAATGAAAAAAAGCGGAACCGGGCTTGGGCTAACGATAGTGCGTTCAATTATTAATGACCATAAAGGCTATATTAAAGCCTTGGATAACGATGGAAAAGGGCTTATCATTCGTGTTGAACTACCTCTTAACTAA
- a CDS encoding YggS family pyridoxal phosphate-dependent enzyme — protein sequence MATQNVIPDTQRSILINNLKNVKERIAKSVLKSGREEGEVKLVAISKFHATDYIETLFHAGQSLFGENYLQEAREKQEELRALFGIKWHFTGHIQSKKAKEVLGNFELLHTIDSLNLAQALDKEWQKKLDNGIMLPPQNILLQINTGKEVQKNGVFPEQLPSLADSIQKFNSISIKGLMCLPPFADNPEESREHFILLRELKERLSVQLGIDLPELSMGMSNDLEVAVEEGATFVRIGTALFGERTKNTKQ from the coding sequence GTGGCGACCCAAAACGTTATCCCTGATACTCAACGAAGTATCTTAATTAATAATCTGAAAAACGTAAAAGAACGTATCGCAAAATCTGTCTTAAAAAGCGGAAGAGAAGAGGGCGAGGTTAAGCTTGTGGCGATTTCAAAATTTCACGCCACGGATTATATAGAAACACTTTTTCATGCCGGTCAAAGTTTATTTGGTGAAAATTACCTGCAAGAAGCAAGGGAAAAGCAAGAAGAACTTAGAGCCTTGTTTGGTATAAAATGGCATTTTACAGGACATATTCAAAGCAAAAAAGCCAAAGAAGTTTTGGGTAATTTTGAATTGTTACATACTATAGACTCTTTAAATTTGGCTCAAGCCTTAGATAAAGAATGGCAGAAAAAGTTAGATAACGGAATTATGCTTCCACCTCAAAATATATTGCTTCAAATCAATACGGGAAAAGAAGTGCAAAAAAACGGTGTTTTCCCTGAACAATTACCATCTTTGGCTGATTCTATACAAAAATTTAACTCAATTTCAATAAAAGGCTTAATGTGCTTGCCTCCTTTTGCCGATAATCCGGAAGAGAGCAGGGAACACTTTATATTGTTAAGGGAATTAAAAGAAAGGTTGAGCGTACAGCTTGGTATTGATTTGCCCGAACTTTCAATGGGAATGTCAAACGACCTTGAGGTTGCAGTTGAAGAGGGTGCAACTTTTGTTAGAATAGGAACCGCTCTTTTCGGTGAACGAACTAAAAACACAAAACAGTAA
- a CDS encoding motility protein A translates to MDLATILGLALSFSLVTMGMMSGSDLSTFIDPPSALIVFGGTLGATLTHYPLNTVLTLGKVIKKVLTAETVPVSAVVSQFTDFANKARREGILSLEASIKSIDNPYLRKGMQLAVDGLDPVGIQQILESEINNTESRHNVGIDLLNAMASYAPALGMIGTVIGLVQMLTKMDDPSKIGPAMAVALITTFYGAVLANLVFLPMVGKLKHRSREEILIMEMQMEGVLAISRGENPRVLAEKLSSFQSQQLREEK, encoded by the coding sequence ATGGATTTAGCAACAATTTTAGGCTTAGCCCTTTCATTTTCTTTAGTAACAATGGGTATGATGTCAGGCAGTGATCTCTCGACCTTTATCGATCCTCCCTCTGCTCTGATTGTTTTTGGCGGTACACTGGGAGCGACCTTAACTCACTATCCGCTGAATACCGTATTGACTTTAGGTAAGGTTATCAAAAAAGTTTTAACCGCAGAAACAGTTCCGGTTTCCGCTGTTGTTAGCCAATTTACCGACTTTGCCAATAAAGCGAGAAGAGAAGGGATTTTATCGCTTGAAGCTTCAATAAAAAGTATTGATAATCCTTATTTAAGAAAGGGTATGCAACTTGCCGTTGATGGACTTGATCCGGTTGGTATTCAACAAATACTCGAAAGCGAAATAAACAACACTGAAAGTCGCCATAACGTAGGTATAGATCTTTTGAACGCAATGGCATCATATGCTCCCGCTCTTGGTATGATCGGAACGGTTATCGGTCTTGTTCAGATGTTAACGAAAATGGACGACCCGAGTAAAATAGGTCCGGCGATGGCGGTTGCCTTGATCACAACCTTTTATGGGGCTGTTTTGGCAAACCTTGTTTTTTTACCCATGGTTGGAAAGTTGAAACACCGCTCTCGAGAAGAGATTTTGATTATGGAGATGCAGATGGAAGGCGTTTTAGCTATTTCACGCGGTGAAAACCCTCGTGTACTTGCAGAAAAATTAAGTAGCTTCCAGTCTCAACAGCTTAGAGAAGAAAAATAA